Genomic DNA from Streptomyces sp. NBC_01571:
CTCGGGGGCCGCACCCAGCGCCAGCGCCCGCCGGGTGGAAGGAATTCCGGGTGACCTGGTCACAGCCCGAGCCGATGCTGACCACGCCCGTACCGACGCCCGATCTGGGGCCAGGGTGGGCGGACGAACCGAAGTGGGACGGCTTCCGTGCCCTGCTCCACACCGACCCGGGACGGGTCGTCCTGCACTCGAGACACGACACCGAGATGGCACCGGCGTTCCCCGACATCACACCGGCCACCGCCGTGCAACTGCCGGACGCGACCGCGCTGGACGGGGAGCTGGTCGTGTGGGAAGGCAACCGGTTCGCGTTCGAACGGCTACAGAATCGGCTTCAGCGGCGGGGTGCCGCGGCCGCGCAGGCCGCGGAAGAGTGGCCGGTGCACTTCGTCGCGTTCGATCTGTTGCGCTTGTCGGGGGCGGACACGACGGCGTGGCCCTAACGGCGCCGCCGGGCCCCACTGGAGCGACGTTCACCGCCCGGCGGCTGACCGCCCCGTGGACGCTGTCCCCGTCGACCACCAACCCCGACACCGTCCGCGAATGGCTGACCTGGACGTCAGTGGGCGTGGAGGGCGTCGTCTTCAAACGGCTGGCCGATCCCTGCCGGTCCGCGGCCCGGGGCTGGCGGAAGTACAAGGTCCGCGAGACCACCGAGGCAATCGTCTGCGCCATCACCGGCTCCCCGCGCGCTGCTGCTCAGCAGACACGACAACCAGGAGCGCCTGCAGTACATCGGCCGCACCACCACCCTCCCCCGCACCGCAGGCGCCGCACTCGCCGGGCACCTCGCGGCGGCACGGACCGGGCATCCGTGGACGGACTGGTCGTTCCCGCCCGGTGGGGAAGCCGGGAGACCCTGGACGTCACCCTGGTCGAATGGCCTAGAAGAGGCAGCCGCGACGGCGTCGAGACAGAGCGATGGTGAGTTAGCGGGTCCGCGCGTCGTCGGTGGTACCAGGCGCAGCGGTAGTCCGTGTCCCTGGCCTGTACCGAACGTTGATACGACGTCGCAGCCCGCACCACCCCACGGGTGGGCACGCGATTTCCGTGAGGGCCCGAGCCCCACCCGGTCTCGGGCCCTCACCCAGGCCCGTGCACGGTCTGTGGCCAGCTGTTTCCTTCCATCCGGTCGGAAGTCCCGGCAACACCCCGTGCAAGGCTCTGTGCAACAGGCCGCGTGGCAGGTCTGTCCCTGCCCCGCGTAGCCCGCGGGCACCGCGCCACGGACGGCCGGCCGGGATGCAGCCGCCGGTCGCAGCTGGGAAAGGGCGGGCGCTCAGGCTTGCAGGAGGAGGCGCGACGGGAGAGCTACTCAGCAGCAGCCAAACGCCGTCCAGGAGAGCACTCTGCTCACGGTTGCTGCTTTGGGCGGCCGGCTGAAGCCTGTTGGACATCCGCGCCGGAGCTGACGTGTCGTTGGATCTCCTGGGGGCCGTGCCAGTCCAGGCACATCACAGTGGCATCGTCCTCGAGACGGCCGCCGGCCGCGTCCCGGACTGCGGACGTCAGCATCAAGGCCGTCTCCCGCGGGTGAAGGCCCCGGGTGCGCGCCAGCAGAGCTGGCAGGTCGACCCTCTCCCCGTGCCGTTCGACCATGCCATCGGTGAACATGAGCAGCCGGTCACCATGGCGCAGATTTAGGTCCTGAACACGGTAGGGACGGGTCGCGAACTCGGACAGCCCGAAAGGATGGTCCACCTCGCAGGTGATCACCTCCACAACGCCCTCGCGCATGCGCAAGGGCCAGGGATGCCCGGCGTTGACGAGCTGGGCCCGCCCGGTGCGGAGATTGATGCGCAGCAGCTGCCCCGTGGCATGCCCGTGGCCGTGTTCGACAAGTGCCTGGTCGGCGCGGTGGGCCTGTTCGGCCAGGTCGGCTCCTGCGCGGCGGGCGCCGCGCAGGGCGCTCACCAGGACCGTGGCGGCGAGGGCGGCGCCGATGTCGTGGCCCATGGGGTCGGTCACCGACACGTGCAGCGTGTCCCGGTCCAGGGTGTAGTCGAAGGTGTCGCCGCTCAGGTTTTCGGAGGGCTCCAGGCTCCCGCTCAGCGTGAACTGGGCGGCCTCGCACGACAGTGACGGGGGGAGCAGCTGGTACTGGATCTCCGCTGCGAGGGTGGGCGGTCTGGAGCGCTTGCCCCAGGTGTAGAAGTCGGTGAAGCGCCCGTTGGCGATCACGATGTAGGCGAGGACATGGGCGGCCTCCCCGACCGCGTCGAGGATGTCCTCGCCGGGGGCGGTGGGCAGGAGCAGTTCCAGCAGCCCGATCGCATCCCCCCGGTTGGTGACCGGCACGATCACCCGCTGCCCCTGCCCGGTCGCCACCTGATACAGCCGCTGGGTGCGGATCACCTCCTCGTAGACACTGCCGAACAAAGGGATCCGCTCCGCCTGCCGCCCATCTGGAGGGGCGGTCGACAGCCGCGCCACCGCCTTCCCCGTCAGGTCCACGATCAGGAAAGAGACCTTCGTGGCCTCGAAACGCCGCCGCAGATCCTCCGCGATCACATCGACCGCCTCCACCGGCGCCGCCGTCTCCGCCGCCGTCAGCAACCGGGGAAGCCCACTCTGCCCACCACTCACGACCGCAGTCCCTTCCACCGCCCCGCCTACCAGCAAGAGAATCACCACGGCGAGCGTCAACACATGAAAAGTAACAATAAGTGCATATCGTCGCGTTATGTGTTCACGGAAGTGAGTTTGTTTCCCGCCGTCCACCGCGGACGCGGCCGTAGCGCAGTGAACGTCCTCGCCGAACGCTCACGAATGCCG
This window encodes:
- a CDS encoding PP2C family protein-serine/threonine phosphatase gives rise to the protein MSGGQSGLPRLLTAAETAAPVEAVDVIAEDLRRRFEATKVSFLIVDLTGKAVARLSTAPPDGRQAERIPLFGSVYEEVIRTQRLYQVATGQGQRVIVPVTNRGDAIGLLELLLPTAPGEDILDAVGEAAHVLAYIVIANGRFTDFYTWGKRSRPPTLAAEIQYQLLPPSLSCEAAQFTLSGSLEPSENLSGDTFDYTLDRDTLHVSVTDPMGHDIGAALAATVLVSALRGARRAGADLAEQAHRADQALVEHGHGHATGQLLRINLRTGRAQLVNAGHPWPLRMREGVVEVITCEVDHPFGLSEFATRPYRVQDLNLRHGDRLLMFTDGMVERHGERVDLPALLARTRGLHPRETALMLTSAVRDAAGGRLEDDATVMCLDWHGPQEIQRHVSSGADVQQASAGRPKQQP